A window of Chloracidobacterium sp. N contains these coding sequences:
- the rimO gene encoding 30S ribosomal protein S12 methylthiotransferase RimO, with translation MTAPKPSLGMVSLGCPKNLVDSEVMLGLAAQSGYALTDDAGSADVIVVNTCGFIEAAKQESIDTILEMAALKAERPGRRLIVAGCLVERYRQQLPAELPEVDAFIGTNELEQLPHLLRTPAATVTPRPVVLRPRGGVPQRERTRPDADYLYSETTPRQRTTPRHYAYVKIAEGCDHPCAFCSIPQMRGNLRSRRIGSILAEVERLAEEGVREIILIGQDTTSYGEDLGLKHGLADLLRALAQVQGITWIRFLYAYPTRISDALLDVLASEPKLCPYIDMPLQHAATRMLHAMRRPGSRSFMEKLIARIRERVPGVALRTTFIVGYPGETQADFEVLLDFCAAQAFDWVGVFTYSDEDGTPAFDLPDKVPSRTAEARRAKLMRLQARLSKQRLRQFKRRVVEVLFEGPSDDSDLIWQGRMATQAPGIDGRVLITDAPEGFAPPQPGDLVHVEITATHTYDLVGRIVANHRA, from the coding sequence ATGACAGCTCCCAAACCAAGCCTTGGTATGGTCAGCCTGGGCTGTCCCAAAAATCTGGTTGATAGTGAAGTCATGCTCGGCCTGGCCGCGCAAAGCGGCTATGCCCTCACCGACGATGCCGGTAGCGCCGATGTCATCGTCGTCAACACCTGCGGCTTCATTGAAGCGGCCAAGCAGGAATCCATAGACACCATCCTGGAGATGGCGGCGCTCAAGGCCGAACGGCCAGGACGGCGACTCATCGTGGCCGGATGTCTGGTCGAGCGTTACCGCCAGCAACTGCCGGCAGAACTCCCGGAAGTGGATGCCTTCATCGGCACGAATGAACTGGAGCAACTGCCACATCTGCTCCGTACGCCTGCGGCCACCGTCACGCCCCGGCCGGTCGTGCTTCGTCCACGAGGCGGCGTCCCCCAGCGCGAGCGTACGCGGCCGGACGCTGATTATCTCTACAGCGAGACCACCCCGCGCCAACGGACCACCCCCCGGCACTATGCCTACGTCAAGATTGCCGAGGGCTGTGACCATCCCTGCGCGTTTTGCTCCATTCCGCAGATGCGCGGCAATTTGCGCAGCCGGCGCATCGGCTCGATTCTCGCCGAAGTCGAACGCCTGGCAGAGGAAGGCGTCCGGGAAATCATCCTCATCGGACAGGATACGACAAGCTACGGGGAAGACCTGGGGCTGAAACACGGACTGGCCGACCTGCTGCGCGCCCTGGCGCAAGTACAGGGCATCACCTGGATACGGTTTCTCTACGCCTATCCCACCCGCATCAGCGACGCGCTGCTCGATGTATTGGCCAGCGAACCAAAGCTCTGCCCCTACATTGACATGCCGCTCCAGCATGCGGCGACCCGGATGCTGCACGCCATGCGCCGGCCCGGTTCACGGTCGTTTATGGAAAAACTCATTGCGCGCATCCGTGAGCGGGTGCCGGGGGTTGCCCTGCGGACGACCTTCATCGTTGGCTACCCCGGCGAAACTCAGGCGGATTTCGAGGTGCTGCTTGACTTCTGCGCAGCCCAGGCTTTCGACTGGGTCGGCGTCTTTACCTACTCCGACGAGGACGGCACGCCAGCCTTTGACCTGCCGGACAAAGTGCCCTCCCGCACGGCCGAAGCCCGTCGGGCAAAGCTGATGCGGTTGCAGGCACGACTCTCCAAACAGCGTCTCAGGCAGTTCAAACGCCGTGTCGTCGAAGTGTTGTTTGAAGGGCCTTCTGACGACAGCGACCTGATCTGGCAGGGCCGGATGGCCACCCAGGCGCCGGGCATTGACGGGCGGGTGCTCATTACCGACGCGCCGGAAGGCTTCGCGCCGCCACAACCGGGCGACCTCGTCCACGTGGAGATTACAGCCACCCATACCTACGACCTCGTGGGGCGCATCGTCGCCAATCACCGGGCTTGA
- a CDS encoding asparaginase → MPAHPSSPHQASPNQGAPVLVEVWRGSAVESRHRGAIVAATATGQIVAAVGDPNWLCFLRSAAKPFQAMAVLRTGAAERFALTTRELAIMAASHNGEPEHTAVVAGLLSRLGLTADALRCGTHPPFNRAAARRLAGVTITALHNNCSGKHAGMLAGCLAAGFATADYDAPTHPLQTEIANTIATMCNVAVGAMPRGLDGCTVPTWAVPLQNLAVGYARLFAHSPYPEESRRVATAMLAHPELIGGTERIDTDLMRAVPGHLLSKVGAEGVHAVAVPASDRFPDALGLAVKIEDGDSFRARNTVVLEVLRHLELLGAQPYAALMAKYSQPILTHRQQPAGELRAVFQLTQATP, encoded by the coding sequence ATGCCGGCACATCCTTCATCGCCACATCAGGCATCGCCAAATCAGGGCGCACCGGTTCTCGTCGAAGTCTGGCGCGGCTCAGCCGTGGAGTCGCGTCACCGGGGCGCCATCGTGGCCGCGACCGCCACCGGACAGATTGTGGCCGCCGTAGGCGATCCGAACTGGCTCTGTTTCCTGCGCTCGGCGGCCAAGCCTTTTCAGGCCATGGCCGTACTCCGCACCGGCGCCGCCGAACGCTTTGCTCTCACCACGCGCGAACTGGCCATCATGGCCGCTTCACACAATGGCGAGCCGGAACATACGGCCGTCGTTGCCGGATTGCTCAGCCGACTGGGACTTACGGCAGACGCGCTCCGGTGCGGCACGCATCCGCCGTTCAACCGCGCTGCGGCCCGCCGCCTTGCCGGGGTCACCATCACGGCATTGCACAACAACTGTTCCGGCAAACACGCCGGCATGCTGGCTGGCTGTCTCGCAGCCGGTTTTGCGACCGCGGATTACGATGCTCCGACACACCCGCTTCAGACTGAAATTGCCAACACCATCGCCACGATGTGCAACGTGGCAGTGGGAGCCATGCCCCGTGGCCTGGATGGCTGCACAGTGCCTACCTGGGCCGTGCCACTCCAGAACCTGGCCGTTGGTTATGCCCGGCTCTTTGCCCATTCCCCTTACCCGGAGGAAAGCCGGCGGGTGGCGACGGCCATGCTGGCGCATCCCGAACTCATCGGCGGAACCGAGCGCATTGACACGGACCTGATGCGCGCCGTACCGGGGCACCTGCTCTCGAAGGTCGGCGCGGAAGGTGTCCACGCTGTTGCCGTCCCGGCGAGCGATCGCTTTCCCGATGCGCTTGGTCTAGCAGTCAAGATTGAGGATGGCGACAGCTTCCGCGCCCGCAATACGGTCGTACTGGAGGTGCTCCGGCACCTGGAGCTGCTCGGTGCTCAGCCGTACGCGGCGCTCATGGCAAAGTACAGCCAGCCCATTCTGACCCACCGCCAACAACCGGCCGGTGAACTGCGCGCCGTGTTTCAGCTCACCCAGGCCACCCCGTAG
- the lptC gene encoding LPS export ABC transporter periplasmic protein LptC: MTLGAQRWLRFLALTGVLVTTAYLLSYFVTRRAPSRPPDVARRDLTPDIEVVSNDFQYLHKEGDITRLILRAKRDTAFVNGQHKLEGVELQTFDAQGQPTGKLTAETCDYDPTARTSDFRGNVVLTTTQGLTVKTESIRYDREAEAATTSDPVQFVRGRVSGEARGAQFDGKADRLVLEKDVRTTVTPEKPTQPTTVITAGRAEYLAREKRLVLGQGARVTQRGDALAAQTLIAQLDDAQRLRRVEAQTAATLQSAEKGFVLTASVLTFDFDPLGGLTQAVGTGQPVLRQQTGTEHREVTGERLEASFTRGANASEITRAQATGNAHLHIEPVSTTAGRTPERKNLQSDTLRVTFAPGGQVMQSAEADGAAVLTVAPLAPTPRSESKILRAPRLTADFYPDGKVQTCTATGGVEMRAEPALDNSLRIPRRTTSDRAEATFDAAQGELVRIVQTGQVAFEEGPRQARAEQATFLRAQEVVELRGREKRPVVWDETLRAEARELDLSTAARSHVARGDVRTTYYEARQTGNTGMFGQPMAPVFITAQEAQVEPQRAVFTGEARCWQGDSFVRGDRLELFKADRRLTATGHVSTAFYRLARPASPKAASTPEDAPVFGTAQTFTYSDVERRARYTGDVRLTQSDTTLTAGEVEIELAARENRLERLTATNQVVIVQPGRRVTGDLARYTAADDRYVVVGNLARVEDVERGVSVAPEISFVKSEGSVRASGGAKGQRIRTTYQPKP, from the coding sequence ATGACGTTGGGTGCACAGCGGTGGCTTCGATTCCTGGCGCTGACCGGCGTGCTGGTGACGACGGCCTATCTCCTGTCCTATTTCGTGACCCGGCGCGCGCCCTCCAGGCCGCCAGATGTGGCACGCCGGGACCTCACCCCGGACATCGAGGTTGTTTCCAACGATTTCCAGTACCTTCACAAAGAAGGCGACATCACCCGGCTGATCCTCCGGGCGAAGCGGGATACGGCTTTTGTGAACGGACAGCACAAACTCGAAGGCGTTGAGTTGCAGACATTTGACGCCCAAGGACAGCCTACGGGCAAGCTGACGGCCGAAACCTGTGACTATGATCCAACGGCGCGGACTTCGGATTTCAGGGGCAACGTCGTGCTGACGACGACCCAGGGCCTGACCGTTAAAACCGAGTCCATCCGCTATGACCGCGAGGCTGAAGCGGCCACCACGTCCGACCCGGTGCAGTTCGTCCGCGGGCGTGTGAGCGGAGAAGCCAGGGGGGCGCAGTTCGATGGCAAGGCCGACCGGCTGGTGTTGGAAAAGGACGTGCGCACGACCGTTACCCCTGAAAAGCCAACCCAGCCCACGACCGTCATCACTGCCGGTCGGGCTGAATATCTGGCCCGCGAAAAACGCCTCGTGCTTGGCCAGGGGGCGCGGGTGACACAACGCGGGGATGCCCTTGCGGCGCAAACCCTGATCGCTCAACTCGATGACGCCCAGCGCCTCCGCCGGGTCGAAGCCCAGACGGCGGCCACCTTGCAGAGTGCCGAAAAAGGTTTTGTTCTGACGGCCTCGGTGCTGACCTTCGACTTCGATCCCCTGGGAGGGCTGACGCAGGCCGTCGGTACGGGGCAACCTGTCCTCCGGCAGCAAACCGGGACTGAACACCGCGAAGTGACCGGCGAGCGTCTGGAAGCTTCCTTTACCCGTGGCGCAAATGCCAGTGAGATCACACGGGCGCAGGCAACCGGCAACGCGCACCTGCACATTGAGCCGGTCAGTACCACGGCTGGCCGGACGCCGGAGCGGAAAAACCTTCAATCCGACACGCTGCGCGTGACTTTTGCGCCGGGGGGACAGGTCATGCAGAGCGCCGAGGCGGATGGGGCTGCCGTCCTGACCGTAGCGCCACTGGCACCGACGCCGCGCAGCGAAAGCAAAATCCTCCGCGCACCACGTCTCACGGCAGACTTTTACCCCGACGGAAAAGTGCAGACCTGTACAGCCACCGGCGGCGTCGAGATGCGGGCCGAGCCGGCGCTGGACAACTCACTGCGGATTCCCCGCCGGACGACGAGTGATCGGGCGGAAGCCACGTTTGATGCAGCGCAGGGCGAGCTGGTCCGTATTGTGCAAACCGGCCAGGTGGCTTTCGAGGAAGGTCCACGCCAGGCGCGGGCCGAGCAGGCCACATTTCTTCGGGCGCAGGAAGTCGTCGAGTTGCGCGGTCGTGAAAAGCGTCCGGTCGTATGGGACGAGACCTTGCGGGCAGAGGCCCGGGAACTCGACCTGTCCACGGCGGCACGCTCCCATGTGGCGCGCGGCGACGTGCGTACGACGTACTACGAAGCCCGCCAGACCGGCAACACGGGGATGTTCGGGCAGCCAATGGCACCTGTTTTCATCACGGCGCAGGAAGCGCAGGTCGAACCACAGCGGGCCGTCTTCACCGGCGAAGCGCGCTGCTGGCAGGGAGACAGCTTCGTACGTGGCGACCGGTTGGAACTGTTCAAGGCTGACCGCCGCCTGACGGCAACCGGGCACGTCTCCACGGCCTTTTACCGCCTGGCCCGTCCTGCCTCACCAAAAGCTGCATCCACTCCCGAAGATGCCCCGGTGTTTGGTACGGCGCAGACCTTTACCTACAGCGATGTGGAGCGGCGGGCGCGCTACACCGGAGATGTCAGGTTGACGCAGAGCGACACGACGCTGACAGCCGGGGAAGTCGAAATCGAGCTGGCTGCGCGTGAGAACCGGCTGGAGCGCCTGACGGCCACCAATCAGGTGGTCATCGTCCAGCCCGGCCGCCGGGTGACGGGCGATCTCGCCCGGTACACAGCGGCCGACGACCGCTACGTGGTGGTTGGCAATCTCGCCCGGGTCGAGGATGTCGAGCGCGGGGTGTCCGTGGCACCGGAGATTTCCTTCGTCAAATCAGAAGGGAGTGTCCGGGCTTCAGGCGGCGCGAAAGGTCAGCGCATCCGCACGACCTACCAGCCCAAGCCATAG